In a genomic window of Neisseria flavescens:
- the hemC gene encoding hydroxymethylbilane synthase, whose translation MNPKKLVIASRESLLAMWQAKHIQGRLKALYPDCEVEILGMTTRGDRILDRTLSKVGGKGLFVKELEQALYDGRADLAVHSIKDVPMDLPEGFALAAIGERANPFDAFVSNQYARLEEMPKGAIVGTSSLRREAQLRARYPHLVIKPLRGNVQTRLSKLDNGEYDAIILAAAGLQRLELDERIRMILSESDSLPAAGQGALGIEIAAHREDLYEVLKPLNHDTTHACVTAERALARALGGSCQVPLAAYCTEENGLLTLRGLVGHPDGSVILQADAQAPAEYADALGRAVAKKLADDGAEELIAAVLQEQA comes from the coding sequence ATGAACCCGAAAAAACTCGTTATCGCCAGTCGCGAAAGCCTGCTTGCCATGTGGCAGGCAAAACATATCCAAGGCCGTCTGAAAGCCCTGTATCCCGATTGCGAAGTCGAGATTTTGGGCATGACCACGCGCGGCGACCGGATTTTGGACAGAACTTTGTCAAAAGTCGGCGGTAAAGGCTTGTTTGTCAAAGAGTTGGAACAGGCTTTGTATGATGGTCGGGCTGACTTGGCCGTGCATTCGATTAAAGACGTACCGATGGATTTGCCTGAAGGTTTCGCGCTTGCGGCAATCGGCGAACGCGCCAATCCGTTTGACGCATTTGTGTCCAACCAATACGCGCGTCTGGAAGAAATGCCCAAAGGCGCCATCGTCGGCACATCCAGCTTGCGCCGCGAAGCCCAGTTGCGCGCGCGCTATCCGCATTTGGTGATTAAACCCCTGCGCGGCAATGTGCAAACCCGGTTGTCCAAACTCGATAACGGCGAATACGACGCGATTATTTTGGCCGCCGCCGGTTTACAGCGTCTGGAATTGGACGAACGCATCCGCATGATTTTGTCGGAATCCGACAGCCTGCCTGCCGCCGGACAAGGCGCGTTGGGTATCGAAATTGCCGCGCACCGCGAAGATTTGTACGAAGTCTTAAAGCCTTTGAACCACGATACCACACACGCCTGCGTGACGGCAGAACGCGCTTTGGCACGTGCTTTGGGCGGAAGCTGCCAAGTGCCGCTGGCCGCATATTGCACTGAAGAAAACGGCTTGCTGACCTTGCGCGGTTTGGTCGGTCATCCTGACGGTTCGGTCATTTTACAGGCGGACGCGCAAGCCCCTGCCGAATACGCCGATGCCTTGGGTCGTGCAGTTGCCAAAAAACTGGCAGATGATGGTGCGGAAGAATTGATTGCCGCCGTATTGCAAGAACAGGCTTAA